From Thermoplasmata archaeon, one genomic window encodes:
- the folP gene encoding dihydropteroate synthase: MIFPKGRGEPPLIMGILNLTPDSFSDGGRWNDTGRALMHAQDMIDQGADIIDVGAESTRPGCTPVSADEEWSRLEPVLRELRRTVDVPISVDTMKAEVAEKALSAGADIINDVNGLRGKGMIEICADNGAAVVISHMYGDYPDMHSDHMSGDYRNEIRGFLYTQSEKAVEAGISADRVIIDPGVGFGKTPEQNLGIIEDCSFLGDEYSILIGVSRKRIVSRTYPDMDADDATAILSKKAVDSGANIVRVHNVARTVSELRPL, translated from the coding sequence ATGATTTTTCCCAAAGGGAGGGGTGAACCCCCTCTCATCATGGGCATTTTGAATCTAACCCCCGATTCCTTCTCGGACGGAGGCAGATGGAACGATACCGGGCGTGCTCTGATGCATGCCCAAGATATGATCGACCAGGGGGCGGACATCATCGATGTCGGTGCGGAATCCACCCGTCCCGGGTGCACCCCTGTTTCCGCCGATGAGGAATGGTCCAGATTGGAGCCGGTACTCAGAGAACTGAGGAGGACGGTAGATGTTCCCATCTCTGTGGACACTATGAAGGCTGAGGTCGCCGAAAAGGCCCTGTCCGCAGGTGCTGATATCATCAACGATGTCAACGGTCTGCGCGGGAAGGGCATGATAGAGATATGTGCTGACAACGGGGCCGCTGTCGTGATCTCGCACATGTATGGGGATTATCCCGATATGCATTCAGACCACATGTCCGGCGATTACAGGAATGAGATCAGGGGTTTCCTCTATACCCAATCCGAAAAGGCGGTCGAGGCCGGCATCAGCGCTGACAGGGTAATCATAGATCCGGGAGTGGGTTTCGGAAAGACGCCGGAACAGAATCTGGGGATCATAGAGGATTGTTCCTTCCTCGGCGATGAATACTCCATACTCATCGGGGTCTCCAGGAAGAGGATAGTGTCCAGGACCTATCCTGATATGGATGCTGATGACGCTACTGCGATCTTGTCGAAGAAGGCAGTGGATTCCGGTGCGAACATAGTCCGCGTGCACAATGTGGCAAGGACGGTCAGCGAGTTAAGGCCCTTATGA
- the larA gene encoding nickel-dependent lactate racemase: MIIDVKYGKDEVQKVEIPDENYIGTFYPKDVECGDPDKVIGQSIDNPIGYDSLEAFLDGGKDIVFIVNDGTRPTPTAKVLDALSKRMDLTKARYLVATGTHRDMTAEEYNFVFGKHYSDLKDRIICHDAKNSECVFLGTSKNGTPMEVNKIAVESDRLVIITSVEPHYFAGYTGGRKSFLPGVASFKTVEANHKLAMSKEAQALALEGNPVHEDMMDALEVVKGKKIFAIETVLDRHQNIYKAISGELHASFHEAVKYANEVFSVPIPEKADVVLTVAPYPMDVDLYQSQKALDNGKWALKEGGKIIMVSKCREGIGHPTFLQQLSSSNDPNKVLENLRAEYKLGYHKAAKMAEIATWASIWAVTGLDPEILSKANIRPFPTVADAMKEALAENPKARVIVLMDGSVTIPRVE; the protein is encoded by the coding sequence ATGATAATCGACGTGAAATATGGTAAGGACGAAGTGCAGAAGGTCGAGATACCTGACGAGAACTACATAGGTACATTCTATCCCAAGGATGTCGAATGCGGCGACCCAGACAAGGTGATCGGCCAGTCCATCGACAATCCGATAGGATATGATTCGCTGGAAGCGTTCCTCGATGGTGGCAAGGATATAGTGTTCATCGTCAACGACGGAACCCGTCCCACCCCTACAGCCAAGGTATTGGATGCCCTTTCCAAAAGGATGGATCTCACGAAGGCAAGATACCTCGTAGCCACCGGAACCCACAGGGATATGACTGCGGAGGAATACAATTTCGTCTTCGGAAAGCACTACAGCGATCTGAAAGATCGTATCATCTGCCACGATGCCAAGAACTCTGAGTGTGTCTTCTTGGGAACGTCGAAGAACGGGACCCCTATGGAAGTCAACAAGATCGCCGTGGAATCGGACCGCCTGGTGATCATTACATCGGTGGAACCCCACTATTTCGCAGGATACACCGGAGGCAGGAAATCCTTCCTTCCCGGAGTCGCATCCTTCAAGACCGTCGAGGCCAATCACAAGCTGGCCATGAGCAAGGAGGCCCAGGCTTTGGCATTGGAGGGCAACCCGGTCCACGAGGACATGATGGACGCCCTCGAGGTGGTGAAGGGCAAGAAGATCTTCGCCATCGAGACCGTCCTGGACAGGCATCAGAACATATACAAGGCGATCTCCGGAGAACTTCACGCGTCCTTCCACGAGGCTGTGAAGTACGCGAACGAGGTGTTCTCCGTACCCATCCCCGAGAAGGCGGATGTTGTGTTGACCGTTGCACCCTATCCTATGGACGTGGATCTTTATCAGTCGCAGAAGGCTCTGGACAATGGTAAATGGGCCCTCAAGGAAGGCGGAAAGATCATCATGGTATCCAAATGTAGGGAGGGAATCGGACATCCGACCTTCCTCCAGCAGCTCTCCTCGTCCAACGACCCCAACAAGGTCCTGGAGAATCTCAGAGCAGAATACAAGCTCGGATACCACAAAGCTGCCAAGATGGCAGAGATTGCAACCTGGGCATCCATATGGGCGGTCACCGGATTGGATCCCGAGATACTTTCAAAAGCAAACATCAGACCCTTCCCCACAGTGGCCGATGCCATGAAGGAGGCTCTTGCGGAGAACCCCAAGGCCCGTGTCATCGTTCTGATGGACGGAAGCGTAACCATACCGAGGGTGGAATGA
- a CDS encoding DUF2116 family Zn-ribbon domain-containing protein: MGDNMANIRLPEHSHCAFCGDPIPFGEEFCDEECRQKQKEKVAADKKRDYIFYAVAAGTILILFIIRALTR; this comes from the coding sequence ATGGGGGATAACATGGCTAACATCAGGCTGCCCGAGCACTCGCACTGCGCATTCTGCGGCGACCCTATACCGTTCGGTGAGGAGTTCTGCGATGAGGAATGCAGGCAGAAGCAGAAAGAGAAGGTAGCAGCCGATAAGAAGAGGGATTACATCTTCTATGCCGTGGCAGCGGGAACGATCCTCATACTCTTCATCATAAGGGCCTTAACTCGCTGA
- a CDS encoding mechanosensitive ion channel family protein, whose product MKSRSAALIVLMMLIIGMTAPMFAQSTDGLDADDYHIVVPGTSVPDKPIQVTLANGNSSEWTVYIVNVSEKYLSVSFDYVLDSKDVKVTSLPKACLLDPEGGSGSNETEGTISFSIDALSEPHDSIILDVIVSIADIKDMDSPSEDHIIFDIKVDSVFDTSELYNKFFGIIPNTLPEPLNSPIVAAIVTMIVCALVTWLLAKLLISRIAFHLSKSATEEDAEKLQNGTQWFIVLLVTIFSINLGLKIMGSDSSILSTVSWVTYVISIVLMAVILWKVYVFIIESMFRRMENNSIESPLDTSLIPLFKMLGRILFWVAGTSAVLGACGVDLQGILISAGVISLGITLGAQNVLSQFFSGLVILTTRPFKAGDFLQINGTVYIVQKVKLMYTEFKNWAGDAIITMPNNVVTASTISNMTKDDEICKQYVYFSVAYGTDLDKAQNVMIEAAKKCDLVVEDAKHEGPTTRITSFLASGIEIRLAVYTPTFDDTGAAAGKLRALVYEAFRENDIEIPYDRIQIDILSDSTEKVPKTN is encoded by the coding sequence ATGAAAAGCAGATCAGCCGCCTTGATCGTCCTAATGATGCTCATCATCGGGATGACGGCGCCTATGTTCGCCCAGAGCACAGATGGTCTGGATGCGGATGATTACCACATCGTGGTCCCCGGCACCAGCGTTCCGGACAAGCCCATCCAGGTAACTCTGGCGAACGGCAACAGCAGCGAATGGACAGTCTACATCGTCAACGTCTCGGAGAAGTATCTCTCCGTATCGTTCGATTATGTTCTGGACTCGAAAGATGTCAAGGTGACCAGCCTTCCGAAGGCCTGTCTTCTGGATCCCGAAGGCGGTTCGGGAAGCAACGAAACCGAGGGAACGATTTCCTTCTCGATAGACGCCCTCTCCGAGCCACATGATTCCATCATCCTGGATGTCATCGTGAGCATCGCCGACATTAAGGACATGGATTCCCCCTCCGAGGATCACATTATATTCGACATCAAAGTCGATTCCGTGTTCGACACCTCGGAGCTCTACAACAAATTCTTCGGAATCATCCCCAACACACTTCCGGAACCGCTCAACTCCCCGATCGTGGCTGCAATCGTCACCATGATAGTCTGCGCTCTGGTGACCTGGCTTCTGGCCAAACTGCTCATCTCCAGGATTGCGTTCCATCTGAGCAAGAGCGCAACCGAGGAGGATGCCGAGAAGCTGCAGAACGGCACACAATGGTTCATCGTCCTGCTGGTCACGATCTTCTCCATAAACCTTGGATTGAAGATCATGGGTTCGGATTCATCGATACTGTCCACCGTCTCGTGGGTCACGTATGTCATAAGCATAGTCCTGATGGCGGTAATCCTCTGGAAGGTCTACGTGTTCATCATAGAGTCTATGTTCAGGAGGATGGAGAACAACAGCATCGAATCGCCTCTGGACACATCGCTCATCCCCCTGTTCAAGATGCTCGGAAGGATCCTCTTCTGGGTCGCAGGAACGTCTGCGGTATTGGGAGCATGCGGGGTCGACCTCCAGGGAATACTGATCAGCGCAGGAGTCATTTCCTTGGGTATCACCCTCGGAGCACAAAACGTCCTCTCACAGTTCTTCAGCGGATTGGTCATCCTCACCACAAGACCGTTCAAGGCAGGAGACTTCCTGCAGATCAACGGCACCGTCTACATCGTCCAGAAGGTGAAGCTCATGTACACCGAGTTCAAGAACTGGGCGGGAGATGCGATCATCACGATGCCCAACAATGTCGTGACAGCATCCACCATCAGCAACATGACCAAGGACGACGAGATATGCAAGCAGTATGTGTACTTCTCCGTCGCTTACGGCACGGACCTGGACAAGGCACAGAATGTCATGATCGAGGCCGCCAAGAAGTGCGACCTGGTCGTGGAGGATGCCAAGCATGAGGGTCCCACAACAAGGATCACGAGCTTCCTTGCCTCGGGTATCGAGATCAGATTGGCGGTTTACACCCCGACCTTCGACGACACCGGAGCTGCCGCCGGAAAGCTCAGGGCATTGGTCTACGAAGCATTCAGGGAGAATGACATCGAGATCCCCTACGACAGGATTCAGATAGACATCCTTTCCGATTCTACGGAAAAGGTCCCTAAAACCAACTGA
- a CDS encoding Lrp/AsnC family transcriptional regulator — MIDNLDKKIIEIMKKDSRCPFVEIANQLGVSEGTIRSRVHRMTDEGIIRGFTIKTSSRNVKALVEIRIDVNTDTQGIAKELASYDGVTEVFEVTGDQDIIAIVDVESSQYLNEIIERIRRYDNILSTRTRIILKEHFGEA; from the coding sequence ATGATCGACAACCTGGACAAGAAGATCATCGAGATCATGAAGAAGGACTCCAGATGCCCGTTCGTGGAGATAGCGAACCAGCTCGGCGTCTCGGAGGGAACCATACGCAGCAGGGTCCACAGGATGACCGACGAGGGAATCATCCGCGGGTTCACCATAAAGACAAGCTCTAGAAACGTCAAGGCCCTGGTGGAGATCAGGATTGACGTCAACACCGATACCCAAGGCATCGCCAAGGAACTTGCCAGCTACGACGGTGTCACAGAGGTCTTCGAAGTCACGGGAGATCAGGACATCATTGCCATAGTCGACGTAGAATCATCACAATATCTTAACGAGATAATCGAGCGCATAAGGCGTTACGACAACATCCTGAGTACTCGTACCCGCATAATACTCAAGGAACACTTTGGGGAGGCCTAA
- the amrS gene encoding AmmeMemoRadiSam system radical SAM enzyme → MANIDRIEARYYRREGDAFVCELCQQKCFIRKGEFGYCGTRRADDDILVSNSYGKISSLSVDPIERMNLYHFKPHSKCLSVGSVGCNMNCGYCKNYSFAKLTIGKKRATFKSPEELLEMCRDEEMDIIAFAYNEPMVWFEYIMDVAKIAPEMDLVLMTNGLVNDGPLRELCEVVSAISIDIKSFDKNTYKKLCDANLSDVLNTARNVFERGVHMELNYLVIPGINDSEDEIRAFCSWVKDLSPIIPVHFSRFQPDYEMRDVPMTPVDELLHCREMGMELGLNFVYVGNTLVDDADDTICPGCGEVVVKRLGYSANPSGLDGSKCARCKHPLNMVR, encoded by the coding sequence ATGGCGAATATTGACAGGATAGAAGCGAGATACTACCGTCGCGAGGGCGATGCGTTCGTATGCGAACTCTGTCAGCAGAAATGCTTCATCAGGAAGGGGGAGTTCGGATACTGCGGGACCCGCAGGGCCGATGACGATATCCTGGTCTCCAATTCGTACGGGAAGATCTCTTCACTGAGCGTCGATCCCATCGAGAGGATGAACCTCTACCACTTCAAACCGCATTCCAAATGCCTCTCGGTCGGAAGCGTCGGCTGCAACATGAACTGCGGCTACTGCAAGAACTACTCCTTCGCTAAGCTCACGATCGGAAAGAAGCGTGCGACGTTCAAGAGTCCCGAGGAACTGCTGGAGATGTGCAGGGATGAGGAGATGGACATCATAGCCTTCGCCTACAACGAACCGATGGTCTGGTTCGAGTACATCATGGATGTCGCGAAGATCGCTCCAGAGATGGACCTCGTTCTGATGACCAACGGCCTGGTCAACGACGGCCCGCTCAGGGAGCTGTGCGAAGTGGTCAGCGCTATTAGCATCGATATCAAATCCTTCGACAAGAACACATACAAGAAACTCTGCGATGCAAACCTCAGCGATGTCCTGAACACGGCAAGGAACGTATTCGAGAGGGGCGTCCATATGGAGCTGAACTATCTCGTTATTCCCGGGATCAACGATTCGGAGGACGAGATCAGAGCATTCTGCAGTTGGGTGAAGGATCTTTCACCGATCATCCCGGTTCACTTCAGCAGATTCCAGCCCGACTATGAGATGAGGGATGTGCCGATGACACCTGTTGACGAACTCCTTCACTGCAGGGAGATGGGCATGGAGCTCGGACTGAACTTCGTCTATGTGGGAAACACTCTGGTCGACGATGCGGACGACACCATATGCCCCGGGTGCGGAGAGGTTGTGGTGAAGCGTCTCGGATATTCTGCAAATCCTTCTGGGCTGGACGGCTCCAAATGCGCCAGATGCAAACACCCTCTAAACATGGTCAGATGA
- a CDS encoding (Fe-S)-binding protein produces the protein MSGFEVDKLEEVRKAVNVCTMCGFCKSVCPSFKAINWDSALSRGRITLTYGLLNGDLEVSDSLVENMYTCTTCADCVRRCPSKVKIVDIIELCRADIVKNGKILPKHKAMCDNILNCGNPFGETATRQETLGRKPHNAKVGYYVGCTATYRSKKTAQATLSILDKLGDDFTTIDEVCCGSVMQRVGWPQEDITPLFQKNVDAIKALGVETLVLACAGCYRMFKIEYPKYVEVPFEVLHITEYLARKDLKLKPMEGVVATYHDPCHLGRHCEVYEPPREVIKKIPGLDFREMKYNRSTSHCCGGGGGVRSAYPEVSLNIANTRLDEASFADLVITTCPFCVNNLQAAKGDRKVEVRDLVEIIDELME, from the coding sequence ATGAGCGGATTCGAAGTCGATAAGCTGGAAGAGGTAAGGAAGGCGGTAAACGTCTGTACCATGTGCGGTTTCTGTAAGAGTGTCTGTCCTTCGTTCAAAGCCATCAATTGGGATTCGGCATTGTCCAGGGGGCGTATCACGCTCACCTACGGACTGCTGAACGGAGACCTTGAGGTCAGCGACTCCCTCGTGGAGAACATGTACACCTGTACGACCTGTGCGGACTGCGTAAGGAGATGCCCTTCCAAGGTCAAGATCGTGGACATCATCGAGCTGTGCCGTGCGGACATCGTGAAGAACGGAAAGATCCTGCCCAAACACAAGGCCATGTGCGACAACATCCTCAACTGCGGCAACCCGTTCGGGGAGACTGCCACCAGGCAGGAGACCCTCGGAAGGAAGCCCCACAACGCGAAGGTCGGATACTATGTAGGATGTACCGCTACCTACAGGTCCAAGAAGACCGCTCAGGCCACGCTGTCCATTCTGGACAAGCTCGGCGATGATTTCACTACCATCGACGAGGTCTGCTGCGGTTCGGTCATGCAGAGGGTAGGATGGCCCCAGGAGGACATCACGCCTCTCTTCCAGAAGAACGTCGATGCTATCAAAGCATTGGGTGTCGAGACCCTCGTGCTCGCATGCGCAGGCTGCTACAGGATGTTCAAGATCGAGTACCCCAAGTATGTGGAGGTGCCTTTCGAGGTCCTGCACATAACCGAGTATCTCGCCAGGAAGGACCTCAAACTGAAGCCCATGGAAGGCGTCGTTGCCACCTACCACGACCCATGTCATCTCGGAAGGCACTGCGAGGTCTATGAGCCTCCCAGAGAGGTCATAAAGAAGATCCCCGGACTGGATTTCAGGGAGATGAAGTACAACCGCAGCACAAGCCACTGCTGCGGAGGCGGAGGCGGAGTCAGGTCCGCGTATCCTGAGGTATCTCTGAATATCGCCAACACAAGACTGGACGAGGCATCGTTCGCCGATTTGGTCATCACGACCTGTCCATTCTGTGTTAACAACCTCCAGGCCGCCAAGGGCGACCGCAAGGTTGAGGTCAGGGATCTCGTCGAGATCATCGACGAGCTGATGGAATGA
- a CDS encoding endonuclease IV: MIRFGPAGIPLSCKGRTLQNGIEDVHNLSLSAMEIQMVRSSAYARPPDDEEIGMTLKDIEEGFVLEIVRDGELIVDPDEPIEEDDDLIYMPSGVSDTYGDLFWTNEMAKRLDVNLSIHTPFYMDLGSNNDLTENCMDSIRHAALILNALGGDVVVTSLGVYDDKTDREEIDENILNNVADIMDWWQGNGLTPRLGVEVTGQEDVFGSLDQILDLCDQIPGVIPVLNFSHLHSRTNGSLLDVDDFLNVLEQVESYSDGRVHTAFAGVEYSEGNEKRLTPIKKGDLRFEPLAEALIEMKPNATVISTSPLLEHDAMYMKIILERVLAKKVAKDMKERKKAEMAAASE, from the coding sequence ATGATAAGATTCGGTCCAGCCGGAATCCCACTTTCTTGTAAAGGTCGTACGCTCCAGAACGGTATCGAGGATGTTCACAACCTGAGCCTCAGCGCAATGGAGATCCAAATGGTGAGGTCAAGCGCATACGCCAGACCACCTGATGACGAGGAGATAGGAATGACCTTGAAGGACATCGAGGAAGGATTCGTGCTGGAGATCGTCAGGGACGGGGAGCTCATCGTCGACCCCGACGAACCCATCGAAGAGGATGATGATCTCATCTACATGCCTTCCGGAGTCTCCGACACATACGGAGACCTCTTCTGGACCAACGAAATGGCGAAGAGACTGGATGTCAACCTCTCGATACACACACCGTTCTACATGGATCTCGGTTCCAACAACGATCTTACCGAGAACTGCATGGACAGCATAAGGCATGCAGCACTCATTCTCAACGCCCTCGGAGGCGATGTCGTCGTCACAAGTCTCGGAGTATACGATGACAAGACCGACAGAGAAGAGATCGACGAGAACATTCTCAACAACGTCGCGGACATCATGGACTGGTGGCAGGGCAACGGCCTCACCCCCAGGCTCGGTGTCGAGGTCACTGGACAGGAGGATGTATTCGGATCGTTGGATCAGATCCTCGACCTTTGCGATCAGATTCCCGGAGTCATACCGGTTCTTAACTTCTCGCACCTCCATTCCCGTACAAACGGTTCCCTGCTGGATGTCGATGACTTCTTGAACGTCCTCGAGCAGGTGGAGAGCTACAGCGACGGAAGGGTCCATACCGCATTCGCAGGCGTGGAATACTCCGAAGGCAACGAGAAGAGGCTCACCCCCATCAAGAAGGGAGACCTCAGATTCGAACCCCTCGCAGAAGCGCTCATCGAGATGAAACCCAACGCCACAGTCATTTCCACTTCCCCTCTTCTAGAGCATGACGCCATGTACATGAAGATCATCCTCGAGAGGGTCCTCGCGAAGAAGGTCGCAAAGGACATGAAGGAAAGAAAGAAGGCTGAAATGGCAGCCGCTAGTGAGTGA
- the thiL gene encoding thiamine-phosphate kinase has translation MVQIADIGERQLIEDFKSFIRPEGRVGPGDDAAVIEKDIVITTDIVTFDRHFPVGMTYEQFGWYAAAVNFSDLAAMGARPIGFTAALALPSTLDSQNAYDIMSGIDQCAEFCGTGIIGGDTKNGPGIVAGTAIGTMDGRAPMLRSGARPGDVVAVTGPLGGPAAGFAAIENDIDCPEARESLFMPIPRVSEGIELASSGIVSSCIDLSDGLGTALNTICKASGVGIDVEFSFLQHEKYVDEISQKTGIPLEKLLIGWGGEYELMFTADPDRLKKLYDSEIEFSIIGMVNDSGQADLIREGKRSRIDYGEY, from the coding sequence ATGGTTCAGATTGCCGACATAGGAGAGCGCCAGCTCATAGAAGATTTCAAATCGTTCATAAGGCCGGAAGGCCGCGTGGGCCCAGGCGACGATGCTGCTGTCATCGAGAAGGACATCGTCATCACAACTGATATAGTAACCTTCGACAGGCACTTCCCCGTCGGTATGACGTACGAGCAATTCGGATGGTATGCGGCAGCCGTGAACTTCAGCGACCTCGCCGCCATGGGTGCGAGACCTATAGGTTTCACAGCCGCTCTGGCACTGCCTTCGACATTGGATTCTCAGAACGCCTATGACATAATGAGCGGCATCGATCAGTGCGCAGAGTTCTGCGGTACAGGAATCATCGGGGGAGACACCAAGAACGGCCCCGGGATCGTTGCAGGAACCGCGATAGGCACCATGGATGGTAGAGCTCCGATGCTGCGCTCGGGGGCGAGACCTGGAGATGTTGTTGCCGTTACCGGCCCGCTGGGAGGACCGGCCGCCGGGTTCGCTGCAATAGAAAACGATATAGACTGTCCTGAAGCAAGGGAATCCCTCTTCATGCCCATCCCCCGTGTATCTGAGGGCATAGAGCTGGCCTCATCCGGGATCGTCTCGTCCTGCATAGACCTGTCAGATGGTCTGGGAACCGCACTGAATACTATCTGCAAAGCATCTGGTGTAGGGATAGATGTGGAATTCAGTTTCCTCCAGCATGAGAAGTATGTCGACGAGATATCTCAGAAGACTGGCATCCCGCTGGAAAAACTCTTGATCGGATGGGGAGGGGAATACGAGCTAATGTTCACCGCAGATCCCGACCGTCTCAAGAAACTGTACGATTCGGAGATCGAATTCTCGATCATAGGCATGGTCAACGACAGCGGCCAAGCGGATCTCATCCGCGAAGGGAAGAGGAGCAGAATCGACTATGGCGAATATTGA
- a CDS encoding 4-hydroxy-tetrahydrodipicolinate synthase, which produces MFAGTGTALITPFAKDGTIDEDALRRLVNFQEENGVDVLIPCGSTGESAMLSHEEHIHVVEIVRDEAKKAKILAGAGSNCTSEAVMLSKSAEDLGVDGILSISPYYVKPTQEGLYQHYKAIQDAIDIPVIVYNVPGRTSTNVNVDTILRLAELPGITGVKEASGNFSQIMNILANKPDDFEVLSGDDGLTLGLLCLGADGVISVASNCCPGLLSNMVSSARKGDVGTAREIHERLLPLFSALFCESNPIPIKYAMGRMGFGNGKPRLPLTELSDKGKSILDPVLESLGI; this is translated from the coding sequence ATGTTCGCAGGAACCGGAACCGCATTGATAACGCCCTTTGCTAAGGACGGAACAATTGATGAAGATGCATTGAGGAGACTGGTGAACTTCCAAGAAGAGAACGGGGTGGATGTGCTCATCCCCTGCGGTTCCACCGGAGAGTCCGCCATGCTGTCCCACGAGGAACACATCCATGTGGTCGAGATCGTCAGAGACGAGGCCAAGAAGGCCAAGATCCTCGCCGGAGCTGGAAGTAACTGCACTTCCGAGGCCGTGATGCTCAGTAAGAGCGCGGAGGACCTCGGAGTGGACGGAATCCTCTCCATCTCACCGTACTACGTCAAGCCCACCCAGGAAGGCTTGTACCAACACTATAAGGCGATCCAGGATGCCATCGACATACCGGTCATAGTCTACAACGTGCCCGGAAGGACCAGCACCAATGTCAACGTGGACACCATCCTCAGACTGGCAGAGCTACCCGGTATCACAGGGGTTAAGGAGGCCAGCGGTAACTTCTCGCAGATCATGAACATCCTCGCCAACAAGCCTGATGACTTCGAGGTCCTCAGCGGAGACGACGGACTCACGCTCGGACTGCTCTGTCTCGGAGCCGATGGAGTGATCTCCGTGGCATCCAACTGCTGCCCCGGGCTCCTGTCCAACATGGTGAGCAGTGCCAGGAAGGGCGATGTAGGCACAGCGAGGGAGATCCACGAGCGCCTTCTGCCCCTGTTCTCCGCACTGTTCTGCGAATCCAACCCTATCCCCATCAAGTACGCAATGGGAAGGATGGGATTCGGCAACGGAAAGCCGCGTCTGCCATTGACCGAACTCAGTGACAAGGGAAAGAGCATACTCGACCCCGTGCTGGAATCTTTGGGAATCTGA
- a CDS encoding transposase has protein sequence MGIDLGLKNVVVTSDGATYPNRKNYVQAERQVSKILRRMSRYEKGSKERERYRQRLFHAFERLNNVNKGYIYEVVNGLLENHDMIIMEDIRIKELADRSRSKGMRKSFRDANWGKFIFTLGYKAAEAGIRMVKVDPAYTSQQCSKCGLLVPKDLSVRRHVCPHCGLDVDRD, from the coding sequence ATAGGCATAGACCTCGGTCTGAAGAACGTGGTGGTGACATCGGATGGTGCAACCTATCCCAACAGGAAGAACTACGTTCAGGCCGAAAGGCAGGTATCGAAGATCCTCAGGAGGATGTCCAGGTACGAGAAGGGATCGAAAGAGAGGGAGAGATACCGCCAGAGGCTGTTCCATGCCTTCGAGAGACTGAATAATGTCAACAAGGGATATATTTACGAGGTCGTGAACGGCCTTCTGGAGAATCACGATATGATAATCATGGAGGACATCCGCATCAAGGAGCTTGCCGACAGGAGCAGGTCCAAGGGTATGAGGAAGTCCTTCAGGGATGCGAACTGGGGGAAGTTCATCTTCACGCTTGGATACAAAGCGGCAGAGGCTGGTATCCGGATGGTGAAGGTGGATCCGGCGTACACGTCCCAACAGTGTTCCAAGTGCGGATTGCTTGTGCCCAAGGACCTCTCGGTCCGCAGGCATGTCTGTCCGCATTGCGGTCTGGATGTCGACCGCGATTAG
- a CDS encoding SIS domain-containing protein codes for MRSPTELIAYCDRAVTSVDTKLKDQLIDSILSSRRTFIYGSGRSGLVGQLFAVRLVQLGFDVHFVGEMTTPIITKDDLTLLISNTGRTSSVVQTAEIARNVVGSKVISLTGVKDCNLAHTSDITIVLDIVENEETKKIAPLGTIFEDSAHLFFECVVCDIMDRKGITEEEMRNRHAIWV; via the coding sequence ATGAGGTCTCCAACCGAACTCATAGCCTATTGCGATAGGGCCGTCACCTCTGTCGATACCAAGCTGAAGGATCAACTGATCGATTCTATCCTTTCCAGCAGAAGGACGTTCATCTACGGTTCCGGAAGATCGGGACTCGTCGGTCAGCTGTTCGCCGTCCGTCTTGTGCAATTAGGATTCGATGTCCATTTCGTCGGAGAGATGACAACCCCAATCATAACGAAGGACGATCTAACGCTCCTTATCTCCAACACAGGAAGGACCTCTTCTGTGGTCCAGACAGCGGAGATCGCCAGGAATGTCGTGGGGTCGAAGGTTATATCCCTGACCGGTGTCAAGGACTGCAATCTCGCCCATACCTCGGACATCACGATCGTCCTGGACATAGTGGAGAACGAGGAGACCAAGAAGATAGCTCCTCTGGGAACCATTTTTGAGGATTCTGCTCACCTGTTCTTCGAATGTGTCGTATGCGACATCATGGATAGAAAAGGCATCACAGAAGAAGAGATGCGTAACAGGCACGCCATTTGGGTCTGA